A genomic stretch from Kribbella amoyensis includes:
- a CDS encoding histidine phosphatase family protein — MPTVILVRHGRSSANSSGVLAGRTPGVKLDETGVQQAAAVAERLAGLPLAAIVTSPLDRCKQTAAAIARLHDGLRPATDRRLTECGYGDWTGQKLSTLMKDPLWPVVQQHPSAAVFPNGESMRGMQQRGVDAVRDHDAALAASHGPDALWVAVSHGDVIKAIVADALGQHLDTFQRIVVDTASTTIISYTPTRPFLVRLNDTGSELASLIPKPAAKSKSTRKKPAAPSSDAVVGGR; from the coding sequence ATGCCCACGGTGATTCTGGTCCGGCACGGTCGCAGCAGTGCCAACTCCTCCGGTGTCCTGGCCGGGCGGACGCCGGGGGTGAAGCTCGACGAGACCGGGGTCCAGCAGGCCGCCGCGGTCGCCGAGCGGCTCGCCGGTCTGCCGCTGGCCGCGATCGTCACCTCCCCGCTCGACCGGTGCAAGCAGACCGCGGCCGCGATCGCCCGGTTGCACGACGGACTGCGGCCGGCCACCGACCGGCGGCTGACCGAGTGCGGGTACGGCGACTGGACCGGGCAGAAGCTGAGCACGCTGATGAAGGACCCGCTCTGGCCGGTGGTCCAGCAGCACCCGTCGGCCGCGGTGTTCCCGAACGGCGAGTCGATGCGCGGCATGCAGCAACGCGGAGTGGACGCGGTCCGCGACCACGACGCCGCCCTCGCCGCGAGCCACGGCCCCGACGCGCTCTGGGTGGCGGTGTCGCACGGCGACGTGATCAAGGCGATCGTGGCCGACGCGCTCGGTCAGCACCTGGACACGTTCCAGCGGATCGTGGTGGACACCGCCTCGACGACGATCATCAGCTACACCCCGACCCGCCCGTTCCTGGTCCGGCTGAACGACACCGGCAGCGAGCTGGCGTCGCTGATTCCCAAGCCTGCCGCGAAGTCGAAGAGCACCCGCAAGAAGCCGGCCGCGCCGTCCTCGGACGCGGTCGTCGGCGGGCGGTAG
- a CDS encoding SCO1664 family protein, whose translation MTDPDLLRRGELSLHGRLVAASNGTFQGSVSLDGESATVVYKPVQGERPLWDFPDGTLAEREYAAYVVSEALGWSVVPPTLLRDGPLGEGMVQLWIDEAELPAGETELVDIVPQGRVPKGWVGVLDALDGRHNPVTLVHAEIDALRRMAVFDAVVNNADRKGGHVLNPGDGRVFGVDHGVTFNADDKLRTVLWGWAGEPIPGELLDDVRKLADQLAGQLGADLCELITTVELTATRERCAALLKTGIFPYPSDDWPAIPWPAF comes from the coding sequence ATGACCGATCCCGACCTGCTGCGGCGGGGTGAACTGTCCCTGCACGGCCGTCTGGTCGCCGCGTCGAACGGCACCTTCCAGGGTTCCGTCAGCCTCGACGGCGAGAGCGCGACCGTGGTGTACAAGCCGGTCCAGGGCGAGCGTCCGTTGTGGGACTTCCCGGACGGCACGCTGGCCGAGCGCGAGTACGCGGCGTACGTCGTGTCCGAGGCGCTCGGCTGGTCCGTCGTCCCGCCGACGTTGTTGCGCGACGGGCCACTCGGCGAGGGGATGGTCCAGCTGTGGATCGACGAGGCCGAATTGCCCGCGGGCGAGACCGAGCTGGTCGACATCGTTCCGCAGGGCCGGGTACCGAAGGGCTGGGTCGGCGTGCTGGACGCGCTCGACGGCCGGCACAATCCGGTGACCCTGGTGCACGCCGAGATCGACGCGTTGCGGCGGATGGCCGTGTTCGATGCCGTCGTCAACAATGCGGACCGCAAGGGCGGCCACGTGCTGAACCCGGGGGACGGGCGCGTCTTCGGTGTGGACCACGGGGTCACCTTCAACGCCGACGACAAGCTGCGCACGGTGTTGTGGGGCTGGGCCGGAGAGCCGATCCCGGGCGAGCTGCTCGACGACGTCCGGAAGCTGGCCGACCAGTTGGCGGGTCAGCTCGGGGCCGACCTGTGCGAGCTGATCACGACGGTCGAACTGACCGCGACCCGGGAG
- a CDS encoding DUF3090 family protein, which translates to MARVVHSYDDPDRFVAGTVGEPGARTFFLQARDGSRLTSVACEKEQVMALAERLDVMLDEVARRFDREPATPAGADDTDPLEQPIEEEFRAGTMTLAWEADAERVVIEVFAVVTGEQVELEETDPVAAALESEESEVFIVRISEEQARAFARRAVALVASGRPSCPFCGRPIDADGHICPRANGYRRHVRE; encoded by the coding sequence ATGGCGCGCGTAGTGCATTCGTATGACGATCCGGACCGGTTCGTCGCCGGCACCGTCGGAGAACCCGGTGCCCGGACCTTCTTCCTGCAGGCCCGGGACGGCTCCCGGCTGACCTCGGTGGCCTGTGAGAAGGAACAGGTGATGGCGCTCGCCGAGCGGCTCGACGTGATGCTGGACGAGGTGGCCCGGCGGTTCGACCGGGAGCCGGCCACCCCGGCCGGAGCGGACGACACCGATCCGCTGGAGCAGCCGATCGAGGAGGAGTTCCGGGCCGGCACCATGACGCTGGCCTGGGAGGCCGACGCCGAACGGGTGGTGATCGAGGTGTTCGCGGTCGTCACCGGCGAGCAGGTCGAGCTGGAGGAGACCGACCCGGTCGCCGCGGCGCTGGAGTCGGAGGAGTCCGAGGTCTTCATCGTCCGGATCAGCGAGGAGCAGGCCCGCGCGTTCGCCCGCCGGGCCGTCGCCCTGGTCGCGTCCGGCCGGCCGAGCTGCCCGTTCTGCGGCCGCCCGATCGACGCCGACGGGCACATCTGCCCACGCGCCAACGGCTACCGCCGGCACGTCCGCGAATGA